The Arachis hypogaea cultivar Tifrunner chromosome 14, arahy.Tifrunner.gnm2.J5K5, whole genome shotgun sequence DNA window TTGTAGAGGGAATACTTACGCTTCAGGAGTAGAGAGAGTTTTTGAAGGCTTCATCTTCTGGaaagaatataaatataaaacaaatcaGACTAAAACAATAgttcaaaaaaaatatacttcAGAGAGAGAAAGAACCTTGGTAGATTTGCGATCCTTGTCAATGAGCACCCAGCGCTCCTTTTCTAAGCGTAGTACTTCTACATCTCCATCTTCATATAATATCTTACACGACATGCCACAGTACATGTGTCAGAAATGTTACAATTAGGCAGCAAAATACCTTCATAATAATCAGAGCATGAGCTTACCACGTGCTTCTTCTTTGAAGGATCATATGACTTAATAGTTCCCTCGTAAAATCTGTGGAACAATAATACAGCAAAACCAGAAcctcaattaaaaatattatcaaaacaagAGAAGgcattagggattttagaaatttgtTCCTAGGGTTCATATAACATAGAAAGGGCATTTTAAGTATAAAGGGAACTTCATGACAACAACCCCCCAGTACCAAACAGAAACTAGCATCAGTTGATGCAAAACAAACAGAGTATTAAAAACTTCAAAAATATGCAAACTAAGAAAGGTATAGTCAATAGAAACATCTTTACCCTTCAGTTAAGATTAGAAAATATGGTCAAAATGTCAACATACTTTGGAAAAATAAATAGTTGTTCTTTGTCTTGTTTGTCCTTCATACAAACCAAATAGCATAAATTCATTTTTCCTACTTCTACAGCTAATCTCTTGATTTAAAAAGGGGAAAAAAGAACACTAAAAACAAAAGACTTACTCCTTATCTATTGGCCACCAAACTTTAATCCTGCAGCCAATTAGATTTTCAGCCTCACTATCATCTTCCTTCATTGTGCACTACCAACAAAAGAAGCAAAATCAAACTATTATCGAAGGAAAAAGCCAAAAAAACAAACATTATAGCATATATAATGGGCGTGTAGATATAAGATCTGCACATGGcatagaaatgttattgacatcAAAAGTCAAAACCACCACAACATTGATTACATAGCTGCAGAAAGATTTACCTTGGTCAATCCTccaatactttttcttttaagcTTTTTGGGAGACCCAATTGATGATTTGAGATTTTCATTTTCAGCCTTGTCAGTTCTTTTTAAATCATCAAGACTCTGCAACAAAGAGAGAAGAATAATCAAAGTCTACAAACTGATAAATTCTACCTCATACAATAATACATATCACTTGACAGTAAGATTTCACCTTGTCATGCTCATCAAATTTGATGGCCTTGTCATTGTGATAGCTCTTAGAGGCCTTAGCTTTAGGTTTTATCGAGCGCTCACTGCTTTTGACCATTTTTCTTGGCAGAGCTTTGCTATCTGTATCAAGGCTGATTTTTGCTTCCAATTGTGGTTTCACTCTAGTGGACTCTTCCCCTGAAACTATTTGAGAAGCCTTTGATGTACTACTTGGTCTCAATTTACCATGAGTCAAAGAAGTTCGCCTACGTTTAGGCACTGGAACAGATGATGCTTCTTCAACCTTTCTCTTTCTAGCTATAAACTCTGGATCATTTTGCTCCTTCTTGCTCAAAGAATGTTCATGACCATTACTTGACTCAAAGTTAGTAGATATCCCCAAGTTATCTAAGTTAATTTCTCTGACCATATTTAAGATATCAATATCATTTTCAGCCTTCTTTGTTTCAGCCGGCACAGACTTCTTCTTGTTAACTTTTTTGACCTTGGTTCCCTTTGATTTTATGTTCTTCATTATTTTCCCCAGAGGCATTTCATTTCCATCTTTTTCACTGTCCTTTAAAGCATTGCCCTCAACTGACTGAGATGGAACCTGATACACCAAAAAGAATATTATCACACTGCTGAAGATATAAAGGCAACCCAAAGCTGATATTTGATTTTACCCTTTGCAGGAAACCTACCATTTCTAATTCAAGTGATTCAAAGTGAGTCACGGCACTTTCATCAGCCAACCAGGTTCTCACTTCACTTACCTGCCAGATGAAACAAACAGCTTTAACATCTTAATTAGAAGCGATCAAGATCCTAAATTTGTAAAATCTGCATATGTTAAGTTGAATGCAAATTCCATGCTTAGAATGAAGCTTATACATAACTAACACATTCACACCCCACCAAACaataaggctgcgtttgtttacaagCACGGGACATTGAGACAGggacacaaaatcgtgtttggcAAATGAGACATGGACAAAAATAGTGTCcaaagacactgaattagtgtattttgtgtccatccagaaggacaattagacactaacaaaagacaacttatttttcattttttttcattattcttgttaatttttcataattatattttttattatcataattttttccccaaatttttttaatgaaagaaaaatgagaataaattaaactttcataatttgttctagtttatcatcaaacaaaatacaaaaacactaaTTTTTGTCACTGTCTTTTGTGTCTTGTTCTCAATGTCTTGTCTTGTCCTATTCTCAAAACCAAACACAGCCTAAGAAGATGCTATCAGCATTTAATCAGAGCAAAATGGcttcttataaataaattatacaatTGTCTATATAACTTAGCTGTTAGCAGAAGAGAATACCGTGTCATCTTCCTTCTCACGCATTTTGTATAGTATTGGAGGAAGAGAAATTGAAGGAGAAGACCCTTGTAAATCAACATCCTTCTGTACCAGTCGCTTAGTGATTGCTAACCCAAGGTCACATATGCCATGAGAATTCTGGTTATTCATGGATCATACACATGAGATTCTCTCCAATATGTTGTACAAAATTTTTCCTATGTCACTAATTTAatacacaagaaaaaaaaaaaaaaaacccacctTTGACTTTGATGCATCAACTACATCTTCAGAGTGCTTGATATTCTGAAAAATAGATGTGATGGTAGATATGATTTCCTTCTCCCAGTTAGTAGTTAATTCCGATTTGACATCTTCATCTATTTGGACTAGCATTGATAGCACCAAATGCAACTGCCTGAAATTCATGGCAGAATACAAATCCCATAAGATTCAGCATTTTCAACATATTAAATACTTTGAACCCTAGCAGCAGCTGGAAATCTATAGGTATCAACTCAACATGCATTCCACCATAATGTTCAAAACATCACACCATCTATACTTGTGGAGaacaaacaagtaaaacagaTATATCTAAgttacaaacaaacaaaaaacaatgCACGATAGCACAAGGACCCTAATTTGGTTTGGACAGGGTAGATGTCTGACATGCATAAAGGAAAGCTTCTAAAAATGGCAGATGGCATGCATAATACCACTTATTCTGCAGAAAGCCGCTGATAagaactattaaaaaaatataaatcacaAAAGCAGTATACATGACACcaacattcaaaatgtaccaaagtATACAGGACATTCAATCTGCAGGCCCTATACagctatgtgtgtgtgtgtgtgtgtgagagagagagagagagagagagagagagagactcctTGAGGCCTCTAGTCTCAACCAGTTTCACAGAAAATTATCCAAATATGCATTCAACAGAGATGTCCTACATGGGCAACACAGTACCTGTATATGTTATCATAGGCTTCAACATCCTTGCAATCATCAACATTGGGACATGATATGCTAGCAAGTGCATGAACTAGGAATGGAAGGATGTATTCAGGGTATGTGGTCAAGGGATTTGCATCTGATTGAACAGAAAGCTGTCGTGCCTTTGCTTGTTGAAGCATTTGAATAATGTCAGCCAGGTTCAGCTTATCCTACATTTATGAGCAAAAGCCACCATAAGGACACCAATTGATCACAAAGCTAGGAACTGCAAACACAACAATGATTGAAGAAATAAGAAACttacctctgaaaactcctctgGCTTGGACTCAAATATGTTGAATACAAAGGCACAAGCATATTTGGCATCCAAAAGGTTGTCTTTTATATATTGATGAACTTTGCTTAAGAAAATGCTCCTAGCTTGAGGGAAGCCAATCTATAAGATCCAAAAGTAGACAGAGCAGTTACTAGATTGAAAAGAAACTTTGACAACATAATGTCTGCctatacaaataaaagcattatctTATTTTGCTATTAAATGTGGTGAATAAATTAGTAATACTTATGAAGCCATTATGCACAGGATGGAAGAAGTCACCTCTGACACCCTCAAAGTTAAGTGGAAAATATCAACAGGCATCTTATGATCCCAGAGCCTTGACAAACGAAGAACTGCCTTGGCAGCAGCAAGCTTCAAATGGGCTTTATCAACTGAACTGCAAGAGGACATATATGAAGGCATACTATGTAGCATCTGAACCCTACAAGTACAGTTGAActggaaaaggaaataaaagaagacaAACTTCAtataaattaacttaaaatacaGCTTGGTAAAACTGTTATACCTGGACTGCAAGTCCTTTGATATTTCACCATAGGAAAGCATGTTTCTAAGGATATCCAGGAGACTATCAATACCAGAACGAACATGAGCATCTTTAACTGGCATGTAGCTCTTCACTATGGTTTTAATGCCATATATCTTCagcaaaagataaaaaaataaataaatacggcaggaaacataaaaacaaaataattggCCAACAAAAAGCAGCTACTTGGAATTTTCAACTTAGGCATTTTGAGTATGCAAATGCTATTCATGGCATCAAAACAAATAGAATAGATTTATTCTTCCTACCTACCTTCAACATACATAAATCACTTGTGTCATCCCATGAAGCTCTCGTGTAATCTTCTTTCTGAAACATTTGAAACATAAAAATAGGAATTAATTGCTTCCATGCTTATCCCATAAAGGAGAACATTGATAGAAATCATTAGTCTTACACTATCCTGTTTCAGTATCTTGTTTATTATAAACTCTTCAATTTCACTCTCTCTGGTTTCAAAAACAGGCATTGCAGTCTGTGCTATGCACCCCAGAGACTGTAGTACCGAAGGTAAATGAGTTTTCTCCTCCAGCATATCCACAAGCCTCTGCATATAAGACAAGAAAATTGAACAATCAGagagaaaaaaattgagaatattACAGTAAGTGAAGTAACTATACAAAACCTTGTAAAGAACAGAGAGAGATTTTAGGCCATCATCCTTTGTTATTGCAGCCAGGGCATGCACAGCATACTTGGCCTGTCTCCGGTTGCCTTCCAAACATAATCTCTCCAACATAAGATCGACAGAGCTGCATCAAAGAGGGAGGTAAGAAAATTATTCAAGGAAACAGATATAAAAACTTTATAAAGAATTTAACAGTGCCACCTTGATGTAACTGCGAGTTGTTCACGAATAGTACCACCAGCCTTGGCTAAAACATTTGACACCCCCTCTTTGATCACATCATTATTATCCTTAAGTAAATTCACCAGCTCCTCCTCACTGCCACTAAAAAGAACTGGACTATAACGAGCAATTATCTGAATTCACAAAGTAAATTCAATTAGAAAGTAACATAAGGTGTTTCCAACACACACACTTCATGACAAAATTACAGTCATAACAGAACTGtagaaactaatttaaaatatacagCCCCACAGATTAGACATTGATAACTTTAGTAGGGCTCTTCCTAACAACTTAAAAATAGAGAGGTATTGGCTCCATAATTATTCACACACCCATTACCACGTAAAATCAATTCTTAACACAAGGTATTATAGGAGTAAGGTTTCTCTGCGCTATATGTTTGAAAGGCTTAGAAGGTAAGGAGTGTGTTAAgagatatattaaattatttattgagcCTCTAAAACCAAAgttttgggatgatttggtacATTACAGGAAATGGCTTTGCAATTagtgaaagaaaaataaactaaagggTTGggcctttttaaaaaaaaaaagtcattctTCTCTAAAAAAATCAAGAGAGGAAAAAATATTCGCAACACAACAGAAGATACAAGTGCTTCCAATAACCAAATGCAATAATTTACTGCACCTAAAACATCATGTACTTACCACCAACATATTCATGCAGGACTGTATCCGTTGTTCATTCTCTGCAGCTTTATGTTTAACAATTTCTGAAAGAATAGCTTTGACATGCTCCTTGTTGAAAAGCAGATATGAGCATTGCACGTAGAATGTGTCCAGAAATTCATAAAGCTGATGTTTCTCACCAAGTAATTTAAGCAGATCTTCCTGCATACAaaagttaataaataaataaccaaaaTTAGTAAAGGACACGCTACAAGCTGATAGATATAAACAATTTATGTATCTCTACCTAACAGCTTAAGCTTTTAGGAGAGATGGTTTCATGACATGATATTAAATCTTCTATTACCAAAAGATATAGAGTTTGATCCTTGTTGCccacattcttctaattaaagataaaatttcaGCATAAagcatatataaaaatatgtataaattcaTGCTTCAAGTCTAAAAGAGACTCTTCCATGAGAACGCATGTTATATATATAACCATTTATGTGTCGCAATCCAAATTATAACGAGCCTTTTGTTCTAAAACTCTGAATCATAAACTGAATGCAAAATTTGGATGTTCAAATACTAGTTTCGAAGGCACCAAAAGGTTATTATTCTCTAGAACTATATTACTACAACCCATATAGTTCATTAAGGGTGCATTTAAGATGTTCACGGTGGCATTCAAAAAGCATATCCAGAGAAACATCACTCATGCATATTGTATTAGCAAAAAGCTCTGACACTAGGTTAGCTATTAGCTTCAAAGATTTAGTTATCAATCTTGCATATTCACTTCAAAAATACAGTTCCATATAGCTTGCAACCATTATGTCCCAAATAAGTAATCCCAAACTGCATCTATCAGATTCTGATTATATTACCTGGTATACACGGGTCTGATGGTAGCTAACATTTGGATCAACAAGATTCGTCAAAATTTTCCAGACATTCTCATCTTCTAATTGATCAAGAATCTGGAAATTCTCTTCAGCCTTTGCAGAGTCAGAAAAAGAACGGGACATTACTCGGAAACAGAATGCAATCTTTTTTTGGACCTCAGGATTGTCTTTATCCTGCATAGGAAGATTATTTTTTCATCAATTAATTTTTCATCAAATTTCCTGTTGAAAATTCATCTTTCTAACTTCCAAAGCTACATACCTGACTCGTCTGCCTCATAGCAAGATACTTCTGCATCTCTTGCTGCAACCTGCCAACAAAGTTATATCATGCAGACTGGAAAACAGACACCAGAAGCATAAAAATTATCACAGAAATAAACCAAACTTACCTTTGTTTTTGTTCAAGTATCTTTTCAACAGCCCTGACCTCTAACTTATCAAATTTAGAGAAAATCTCAATCCAACGTTTAACTACATCATTGGTTGAAAACTCTGATGGAAACAGAGACCCACTTAGAACAGATTCAATTACATCTGATCTGCAGAATGAAGTGAATAAACGTAAAAATCAATAACTAAAATAGCCGTATCCATAGGAAACAATCGTGCTATCTCTATATAAACATCACTAATGCATTGTTTATTCAATCAAATTGTATCAGTAAAGATTGTTGAAACTAGCAAGTTTTACCCAAGTTTAAGCAGCAGATTATGACATGGCAACATGCAAGTTTTGACCAAGTACAACAAGGACCTTTCAGGCTGACAAATTTTACAAAAAGAAGGGACAACCGaattcaataaaattttataacttCAATCAATAGTATACCAAGAAAAATTGGAAACATAGGAGGTTGGTTGTGGACATCTATTCTCATCCCACCAAGAGAAAGGCCCATGGAATTGGCCACCTTTTATTATACCAAGAGAGAAAGATCCATGACGTAAGTGATAAGTGTACCATCAAAGAAAATAATATGGTCAGATTTCTTTCGTTCAGGTTTTCTTCCATCTGCCCTTAAGAACACTAATTATGCATGCCATTGAGGAGGCAGGTATCATTCAAATAACTTCTAACcacattcttaaaaaaaaaacgaatctAGGATCCTAGGATTTCCAATAATTGCTTAGTTGCTTGCTGCTGCTATTTCTGAACTCATGAATCAACTCGAGAAAC harbors:
- the LOC112741367 gene encoding sister chromatid cohesion protein PDS5 homolog A isoform X1, which gives rise to MAQKPHLQLKELGSKLESLPSDDDSLLTLLEQAAGCLTELDQSPSASKLESMKPFFNAIVKPELLKHEDRDVKLLVATCLCEITRITAPEAPYSDDVLKDIFQLIVSTFSGLSDTDGPSFGRRVAMLDTLAKYRSCVVMLDLECDDLVNEMFRIFFAVARDDHPESVLSSMQMIMVVLLEESEDIHEDLLSILLSTLGREKGDVTDAARKLSMDVIQQCVGKLEPSIKQFFLSLMSGDSKLVNNQVQYHAVLYDLYCCAPEVLSGVLPYITGELMTDELETRMKAVNMVGDIIALPGSSIPEIFQPVFSEFLKRLTDRDFGVRLSIIKHVKSSLLSNPFRAEAPAIFSSLCERMLDLDENVRKQVVAVICDVACHAPNAVPLETLKLVAERLRDKSLLVKKYTLERLADIYKVCCEKSSDTVNLNEYDWIPGKILTCFYDKDFRSDVIESVLSGSLFPSEFSTNDVVKRWIEIFSKFDKLEVRAVEKILEQKQRLQQEMQKYLAMRQTSQDKDNPEVQKKIAFCFRVMSRSFSDSAKAEENFQILDQLEDENVWKILTNLVDPNVSYHQTRVYQEDLLKLLGEKHQLYEFLDTFYVQCSYLLFNKEHVKAILSEIVKHKAAENEQRIQSCMNMLVIIARYSPVLFSGSEEELVNLLKDNNDVIKEGVSNVLAKAGGTIREQLAVTSSSVDLMLERLCLEGNRRQAKYAVHALAAITKDDGLKSLSVLYKRLVDMLEEKTHLPSVLQSLGCIAQTAMPVFETRESEIEEFIINKILKQDSKEDYTRASWDDTSDLCMLKIYGIKTIVKSYMPVKDAHVRSGIDSLLDILRNMLSYGEISKDLQSRVQMLHSMPSYMSSCSSVDKAHLKLAAAKAVLRLSRLWDHKMPVDIFHLTLRVSEIGFPQARSIFLSKVHQYIKDNLLDAKYACAFVFNIFESKPEEFSEDKLNLADIIQMLQQAKARQLSVQSDANPLTTYPEYILPFLVHALASISCPNVDDCKDVEAYDNIYRQLHLVLSMLVQIDEDVKSELTTNWEKEIISTITSIFQNIKHSEDVVDASKSKNSHGICDLGLAITKRLVQKDVDLQGSSPSISLPPILYKMREKEDDTVSEVRTWLADESAVTHFESLELEMVPSQSVEGNALKDSEKDGNEMPLGKIMKNIKSKGTKVKKVNKKKSVPAETKKAENDIDILNMVREINLDNLGISTNFESSNGHEHSLSKKEQNDPEFIARKRKVEEASSVPVPKRRRTSLTHGKLRPSSTSKASQIVSGEESTRVKPQLEAKISLDTDSKALPRKMVKSSERSIKPKAKASKSYHNDKAIKFDEHDKSLDDLKRTDKAENENLKSSIGSPKKLKRKSIGGLTKCTMKEDDSEAENLIGCRIKVWWPIDKEFYEGTIKSYDPSKKKHVILYEDGDVEVLRLEKERWVLIDKDRKSTKKMKPSKTLSTPEASTGKKQRSSSVSASKTTKTIANGKQSPAKHVKHGQKGASQGHLHQEDAKESSEISNPEETMVSKAEANSDGSKGEQAEGSDSDQIKKNKSTKKVKSTSHGKRPKKGKSSSKRDKLEEEKEESDEEMHDHSERHSEDAEETAPLGARNDAEENSSKEQDVGKSSGDTREKDNGEAESGSEGNQNDNNEESSPKGVEKSHVESTTPHSPKIAEVADDEPLSKWKQCSGKKSSSKKSSVKKR
- the LOC112741367 gene encoding sister chromatid cohesion protein PDS5 homolog A isoform X2 yields the protein MAQKPHLQLKELGSKLESLPSDDDSLLTLLEQAAGCLTELDQSPSASKLESMKPFFNAIVKPELLKHEDRDVKLLVATCLCEITRITAPEAPYSDDVLKDIFQLIVSTFSGLSDTDGPSFGRRVAMLDTLAKYRSCVVMLDLECDDLVNEMFRIFFAVARDDHPESVLSSMQMIMVVLLEESEDIHEDLLSILLSTLGREKGDVTDAARKLSMDVIQQCVGKLEPSIKQFFLSLMSGDSKLVNNQVQYHAVLYDLYCCAPEVLSGVLPYITGELMTDELETRMKAVNMVGDIIALPGSSIPEIFQPVFSEFLKRLTDRDFGVRLSIIKHVKSSLLSNPFRAEAPAIFSSLCERMLDLDENVRKQVVAVICDVACHAPNAVPLETLKLVAERLRDKSLLVKKYTLERLADIYKVCCEKSSDTVNLNEYDWIPGKILTCFYDKDFRSDVIESVLSGSLFPSEFSTNDVVKRWIEIFSKFDKLEVRAVEKILEQKQRLQQEMQKYLAMRQTSQDKDNPEVQKKIAFCFRVMSRSFSDSAKAEENFQILDQLEDENVWKILTNLVDPNVSYHQTRVYQEDLLKLLGEKHQLYEFLDTFYVQCSYLLFNKEHVKAILSEIVKHKAAENEQRIQSCMNMLVIIARYSPVLFSGSEEELVNLLKDNNDVIKEGVSNVLAKAGGTIREQLAVTSSSVDLMLERLCLEGNRRQAKYAVHALAAITKDDGLKSLSVLYKRLVDMLEEKTHLPSVLQSLGCIAQTAMPVFETRESEIEEFIINKILKQDSKEDYTRASWDDTSDLCMLKIYGIKTIVKSYMPVKDAHVRSGIDSLLDILRNMLSYGEISKDLQSSSVDKAHLKLAAAKAVLRLSRLWDHKMPVDIFHLTLRVSEIGFPQARSIFLSKVHQYIKDNLLDAKYACAFVFNIFESKPEEFSEDKLNLADIIQMLQQAKARQLSVQSDANPLTTYPEYILPFLVHALASISCPNVDDCKDVEAYDNIYRQLHLVLSMLVQIDEDVKSELTTNWEKEIISTITSIFQNIKHSEDVVDASKSKNSHGICDLGLAITKRLVQKDVDLQGSSPSISLPPILYKMREKEDDTVSEVRTWLADESAVTHFESLELEMVPSQSVEGNALKDSEKDGNEMPLGKIMKNIKSKGTKVKKVNKKKSVPAETKKAENDIDILNMVREINLDNLGISTNFESSNGHEHSLSKKEQNDPEFIARKRKVEEASSVPVPKRRRTSLTHGKLRPSSTSKASQIVSGEESTRVKPQLEAKISLDTDSKALPRKMVKSSERSIKPKAKASKSYHNDKAIKFDEHDKSLDDLKRTDKAENENLKSSIGSPKKLKRKSIGGLTKCTMKEDDSEAENLIGCRIKVWWPIDKEFYEGTIKSYDPSKKKHVILYEDGDVEVLRLEKERWVLIDKDRKSTKKMKPSKTLSTPEASTGKKQRSSSVSASKTTKTIANGKQSPAKHVKHGQKGASQGHLHQEDAKESSEISNPEETMVSKAEANSDGSKGEQAEGSDSDQIKKNKSTKKVKSTSHGKRPKKGKSSSKRDKLEEEKEESDEEMHDHSERHSEDAEETAPLGARNDAEENSSKEQDVGKSSGDTREKDNGEAESGSEGNQNDNNEESSPKGVEKSHVESTTPHSPKIAEVADDEPLSKWKQCSGKKSSSKKSSVKKR
- the LOC112741367 gene encoding sister chromatid cohesion protein PDS5 homolog A isoform X3; protein product: MAQKPHLQLKELGSKLESLPSDDDSLLTLLEQAAGCLTELDQSPSASKLESMKPFFNAIVKPELLKHEDRDVKLLVATCLCEITRITAPEAPYSDDVLKDIFQLIVSTFSGLSDTDGPSFGRRVAMLDTLAKYRSCVVMLDLECDDLVNEMFRIFFAVARDDHPESVLSSMQMIMVVLLEESEDIHEDLLSILLSTLGREKGDVTDAARKLSMDVIQQCVGKLEPSIKQFFLSLMSGDSKLVNNQVQYHAVLYDLYCCAPEVLSGVLPYITGELMTDELETRMKAVNMHVKSSLLSNPFRAEAPAIFSSLCERMLDLDENVRKQVVAVICDVACHAPNAVPLETLKLVAERLRDKSLLVKKYTLERLADIYKVCCEKSSDTVNLNEYDWIPGKILTCFYDKDFRSDVIESVLSGSLFPSEFSTNDVVKRWIEIFSKFDKLEVRAVEKILEQKQRLQQEMQKYLAMRQTSQDKDNPEVQKKIAFCFRVMSRSFSDSAKAEENFQILDQLEDENVWKILTNLVDPNVSYHQTRVYQEDLLKLLGEKHQLYEFLDTFYVQCSYLLFNKEHVKAILSEIVKHKAAENEQRIQSCMNMLVIIARYSPVLFSGSEEELVNLLKDNNDVIKEGVSNVLAKAGGTIREQLAVTSSSVDLMLERLCLEGNRRQAKYAVHALAAITKDDGLKSLSVLYKRLVDMLEEKTHLPSVLQSLGCIAQTAMPVFETRESEIEEFIINKILKQDSKEDYTRASWDDTSDLCMLKIYGIKTIVKSYMPVKDAHVRSGIDSLLDILRNMLSYGEISKDLQSSSVDKAHLKLAAAKAVLRLSRLWDHKMPVDIFHLTLRVSEIGFPQARSIFLSKVHQYIKDNLLDAKYACAFVFNIFESKPEEFSEDKLNLADIIQMLQQAKARQLSVQSDANPLTTYPEYILPFLVHALASISCPNVDDCKDVEAYDNIYRQLHLVLSMLVQIDEDVKSELTTNWEKEIISTITSIFQNIKHSEDVVDASKSKNSHGICDLGLAITKRLVQKDVDLQGSSPSISLPPILYKMREKEDDTVSEVRTWLADESAVTHFESLELEMVPSQSVEGNALKDSEKDGNEMPLGKIMKNIKSKGTKVKKVNKKKSVPAETKKAENDIDILNMVREINLDNLGISTNFESSNGHEHSLSKKEQNDPEFIARKRKVEEASSVPVPKRRRTSLTHGKLRPSSTSKASQIVSGEESTRVKPQLEAKISLDTDSKALPRKMVKSSERSIKPKAKASKSYHNDKAIKFDEHDKSLDDLKRTDKAENENLKSSIGSPKKLKRKSIGGLTKCTMKEDDSEAENLIGCRIKVWWPIDKEFYEGTIKSYDPSKKKHVILYEDGDVEVLRLEKERWVLIDKDRKSTKKMKPSKTLSTPEASTGKKQRSSSVSASKTTKTIANGKQSPAKHVKHGQKGASQGHLHQEDAKESSEISNPEETMVSKAEANSDGSKGEQAEGSDSDQIKKNKSTKKVKSTSHGKRPKKGKSSSKRDKLEEEKEESDEEMHDHSERHSEDAEETAPLGARNDAEENSSKEQDVGKSSGDTREKDNGEAESGSEGNQNDNNEESSPKGVEKSHVESTTPHSPKIAEVADDEPLSKWKQCSGKKSSSKKSSVKKR